In Kushneria marisflavi, the following are encoded in one genomic region:
- the sppA gene encoding signal peptide peptidase SppA: MSDRKDQWTGRDLNDDGIAAEGRSGEGIDRDAMMERWLLEMVREQRRTRRWKIFFRLLFWSFWIVIAAAVVFMVTGEQESMTSRKVGVVKIEGVIDSQSPASAERVIRGLNDAWQGPETAVVLDINSPGGSPVQSQRIYDEIRRLRSTGDKPIIAVIEDIGASGAYYIASAADKIYAAPASLVGSIGVIYSGFGFEGAMEKLGIERRVFTAGENKDMLDPFQPVSDAQRRFWQHVLDQTHDQFINAVKAGRGDRLSDDPALFSGLVWTGEEAVDKGLTDGLKSVDDVARDMTGSAETKDYTQGGDPLEQISRHFGQIAAEYLGLDIYAGSSPVRLR; the protein is encoded by the coding sequence ATGAGTGATCGAAAGGATCAGTGGACGGGACGTGATCTGAATGATGATGGTATAGCGGCGGAAGGGCGGTCCGGGGAAGGCATTGATCGCGATGCCATGATGGAGCGATGGCTGCTTGAAATGGTACGCGAGCAGCGTCGCACCCGGCGCTGGAAGATCTTTTTTCGATTGCTGTTCTGGAGTTTCTGGATTGTGATCGCCGCGGCCGTCGTATTCATGGTGACCGGTGAGCAGGAGTCGATGACCAGCCGGAAGGTTGGGGTGGTCAAGATTGAAGGCGTTATCGATAGCCAGTCGCCCGCCAGCGCCGAAAGAGTCATTCGTGGTCTGAATGATGCCTGGCAGGGACCCGAGACGGCGGTCGTGCTGGATATCAACAGCCCCGGTGGTTCTCCGGTGCAGTCGCAGCGCATTTACGACGAGATTCGCCGCCTTCGCAGCACCGGCGACAAGCCCATCATTGCCGTCATCGAGGATATCGGTGCAAGCGGCGCCTACTATATCGCCTCTGCTGCCGACAAAATCTACGCTGCACCGGCCAGTCTCGTGGGCTCCATCGGCGTCATCTACTCGGGGTTCGGGTTTGAGGGGGCAATGGAAAAACTGGGTATTGAGCGGCGTGTGTTCACGGCAGGAGAAAACAAGGACATGCTTGATCCCTTCCAGCCCGTCAGCGATGCACAAAGGCGCTTCTGGCAGCATGTGCTGGATCAAACCCATGATCAGTTCATCAATGCCGTTAAGGCCGGCCGCGGCGATCGCCTGTCAGACGACCCTGCGCTTTTCTCCGGGCTGGTCTGGACGGGAGAAGAGGCCGTGGACAAGGGGCTGACAGATGGCCTCAAAAGCGTTGATGATGTCGCGCGTGACATGACCGGAAGTGCCGAGACGAAGGACTACACTCAAGGTGGTGATCCGCTTGAACAGATATCGCGCCACTTTGGCCAGATCGCCGCAGAGTATCTCGGCCTTGATATTTACGCCGGATCGTCGCCCGTTCGCCTGCGTTGA
- the tmk gene encoding dTMP kinase — protein MTQQGRFITLEGGEGVGKSTNLSFVRDYLHSRGIRVTTTREPGGTPVAERIRALLLANDEQEPLDDLAELLLIFAGRAQHLARVIRPALARGEWVVSDRFTDATFAYQGSARGIAPERIAMLEQFVQQGLAPDLTLWLDMPVSYAADRLAARGGERDRFERERGDFFERVRQGYRARAEQAPERMVAVDASQSLEQVQRDIAQRLDQQLASWN, from the coding sequence ATGACCCAGCAAGGCCGCTTTATCACTCTTGAAGGGGGCGAGGGTGTCGGTAAAAGCACCAACCTTTCCTTCGTTCGCGATTATCTTCACTCACGGGGTATTCGCGTGACCACCACGCGGGAACCTGGCGGTACGCCCGTGGCCGAGCGTATTCGCGCGCTCCTGCTTGCCAATGATGAGCAGGAGCCGCTGGATGATCTGGCAGAGCTCTTACTGATATTTGCCGGGCGCGCCCAGCATCTGGCCCGGGTCATTCGCCCGGCGCTTGCCCGTGGAGAATGGGTGGTCAGTGACCGCTTTACCGATGCCACCTTTGCCTATCAGGGCAGTGCTCGCGGTATCGCGCCGGAGCGTATCGCCATGCTTGAGCAGTTTGTGCAGCAGGGGCTCGCGCCCGATCTCACGCTCTGGCTTGATATGCCTGTCTCATATGCGGCCGACCGTCTTGCAGCGCGAGGGGGCGAGCGTGATCGGTTCGAGCGCGAGCGGGGCGATTTCTTTGAGCGGGTGCGACAGGGATATCGTGCACGTGCCGAACAGGCACCCGAACGCATGGTTGCAGTGGATGCTTCACAGTCACTCGAGCAGGTGCAGCGAGACATCGCTCAGCGACTCGATCAACAGCTCGCATCATGGAATTGA
- a CDS encoding YceD family protein — MSTTRLPKTVEPYRLAASGERLEGRVPLSAMPRIVDAIGRQEAECHVVMTFDLDAQRQHYIEGSLVADVEMPCQRCLQAMPVHLESTFLLGMVTSDERAATLPARYEPVLVEDEHLALLPVVEDELLLTLPQVVYHDEADCAVSRDALQSGDEVEQTPARADNPFSVLRSLKDH; from the coding sequence ATGTCAACCACGCGACTACCCAAAACGGTCGAGCCCTATCGGCTTGCTGCCAGCGGCGAACGTCTGGAAGGGAGAGTTCCTCTCTCTGCCATGCCTCGTATCGTCGATGCCATCGGCCGGCAGGAGGCCGAATGTCATGTTGTCATGACGTTTGATCTTGATGCACAGCGTCAGCATTATATCGAAGGCTCACTTGTTGCCGATGTCGAGATGCCCTGTCAGCGGTGCCTGCAGGCCATGCCGGTTCATCTTGAAAGCACTTTCCTGCTTGGCATGGTAACCAGTGATGAGCGTGCAGCGACGCTGCCAGCACGTTACGAGCCGGTACTTGTGGAAGACGAGCATCTGGCTTTGCTGCCGGTTGTCGAGGACGAACTGCTTCTGACACTTCCGCAGGTGGTTTATCACGATGAGGCGGATTGCGCCGTTTCTCGTGATGCGCTGCAAAGTGGTGACGAAGTCGAGCAAACGCCGGCGCGAGCCGATAACCCGTTCAGTGTGCTTCGCTCCCTGAAGGATCACTGA
- the fabF gene encoding beta-ketoacyl-ACP synthase II: MPRRRVVVTGIGLVTPVGNTTDATWDSIKAGKSGIGAIEHFDASGLNTRFSGAVKGFDPAPWFNPKDAKKMDLFIQYGIAASVQAVQNSGITCSEENAHRIGVAIGSGIGGLPMIETNHQSLLKSGARRISPFFVPGSIINMIAGNLAIQFGFRGPNIAITTACTSGTHNIGYGARTIAYGDADVMVCGGAEMASTPLGVGGFSAARALSTRNDDPQAASRPWDRDRDGFVLSDGAGILVLEEYEHARARGANILAECAGFGMSDDAWHMTAPPSDGAGAAMAMSNAIRDAGLDPSSIDYINAHGTSTMVGDVAESLAIEKVLGASARDVAISSTKSMIGHLLGAAGAVEAAFSILALRDQVAPPTINLDNPDEQCRLDYVPHTAREMKIEHVLSNSFGFGGTNGSLVFSRI; the protein is encoded by the coding sequence ATGCCTCGCAGAAGGGTCGTGGTGACCGGCATCGGTCTGGTAACACCGGTAGGTAATACAACTGATGCCACCTGGGACAGTATCAAGGCTGGCAAAAGCGGTATCGGAGCGATCGAGCATTTTGATGCCAGTGGTCTGAATACTCGCTTCAGCGGTGCTGTAAAAGGGTTTGATCCAGCGCCCTGGTTCAATCCGAAGGATGCCAAAAAAATGGATCTTTTCATCCAGTATGGCATCGCTGCTTCCGTTCAGGCGGTTCAGAACTCCGGCATTACCTGTAGTGAAGAAAACGCTCACCGCATCGGGGTTGCCATTGGCTCGGGCATCGGCGGATTGCCGATGATCGAAACCAACCACCAGTCGTTGTTGAAGTCGGGGGCACGTCGTATTTCTCCCTTCTTTGTGCCCGGGTCGATCATCAATATGATCGCTGGCAACCTGGCGATTCAGTTTGGCTTTCGCGGTCCCAACATTGCCATTACAACTGCCTGTACATCAGGCACGCACAATATTGGCTACGGCGCACGTACCATTGCCTATGGCGATGCCGATGTCATGGTGTGTGGTGGCGCCGAAATGGCCAGCACGCCGTTGGGTGTCGGTGGGTTTTCCGCTGCCAGAGCGCTTTCTACCCGCAACGATGATCCGCAGGCCGCCAGTCGTCCGTGGGACCGTGACCGTGATGGTTTCGTACTCTCCGATGGCGCCGGAATTCTGGTGCTGGAAGAGTACGAGCACGCCAGGGCGCGCGGTGCGAACATTCTTGCAGAGTGTGCCGGTTTCGGCATGAGTGATGATGCGTGGCACATGACAGCACCGCCCAGCGATGGGGCCGGCGCCGCCATGGCCATGAGCAACGCCATTCGCGATGCAGGGCTTGATCCTTCAAGCATTGATTACATCAATGCCCATGGTACCTCCACAATGGTGGGCGATGTCGCAGAGAGCCTTGCCATTGAAAAGGTGCTGGGGGCTTCAGCGCGTGATGTGGCCATCAGTTCGACCAAATCGATGATCGGCCATCTGCTGGGCGCTGCCGGCGCAGTCGAGGCGGCCTTCTCGATTCTGGCCCTGCGTGACCAGGTCGCACCACCGACCATCAATCTGGACAATCCCGATGAGCAGTGCCGTCTGGATTACGTGCCACATACCGCACGTGAAATGAAAATCGAGCATGTGCTGTCCAATTCGTTCGGTTTTGGTGGCACCAACGGCTCGCTGGTATTTTCGCGTATCTGA
- the acpP gene encoding acyl carrier protein: MSTIEERVKKVVAERLNVKEEEIQNSSSFTEDLGADSLDTVELVMALEEEFDTEIPDEEAEKITTVQEAIDYIVAHQ; the protein is encoded by the coding sequence ATGAGTACCATCGAAGAGCGCGTTAAAAAAGTTGTTGCCGAACGCTTGAACGTCAAGGAAGAAGAGATCCAGAACAGCTCTTCCTTCACTGAAGATCTGGGCGCCGACTCGCTCGACACCGTGGAACTGGTAATGGCTCTCGAAGAGGAATTCGATACTGAAATTCCCGACGAAGAAGCAGAGAAGATCACTACCGTGCAGGAAGCGATCGACTACATCGTCGCCCATCAGTAA
- the fabG gene encoding 3-oxoacyl-ACP reductase FabG, translating to MSEARVALVTGATRGIGQAIARELGRQGHTVIGTATSEDGARRIEDDLAAHSIPGAGMVLNVTDSAAIDQVLGEITERFGAPLILVNNAGITRDNLLMRMKDNEWDEVLDTNLTSVYRVSKACLKAMTRARFGRIVNISSVVATLGNAGQSNYAAAKAGMEGFTRSLARELASRNITVNAVAPGFIATDMTSELPEKHKESLLSQIPLSRLGQPEEIAAAACFLTSDVAGYITGETLHVNGGMNMR from the coding sequence ATGAGTGAAGCAAGAGTGGCACTGGTTACCGGTGCAACACGTGGCATTGGTCAGGCCATTGCTCGTGAGCTAGGTCGACAGGGCCATACGGTCATTGGCACGGCCACCAGCGAAGACGGTGCGCGTCGCATCGAAGATGATCTTGCCGCACATTCCATTCCTGGGGCAGGTATGGTCCTCAATGTGACGGACAGCGCCGCCATTGATCAGGTGCTGGGCGAGATCACCGAGCGTTTTGGCGCCCCACTGATTCTGGTCAACAATGCCGGTATCACTCGTGATAACCTGTTGATGCGCATGAAGGATAACGAGTGGGACGAGGTTCTGGATACCAACCTCACCTCGGTATATCGTGTCTCAAAGGCCTGTCTGAAAGCCATGACGCGTGCGCGCTTTGGCCGCATCGTCAATATCAGTTCGGTTGTCGCAACACTGGGCAATGCGGGTCAGAGTAACTATGCTGCGGCAAAGGCCGGCATGGAAGGATTCACTCGTTCACTGGCGCGCGAGCTTGCCTCGCGTAATATTACGGTGAATGCTGTAGCGCCTGGTTTCATTGCAACCGATATGACCAGTGAGCTGCCAGAGAAACACAAGGAATCATTGCTGAGTCAGATTCCGCTGTCGCGCCTGGGGCAACCCGAGGAAATAGCAGCGGCTGCGTGTTTTCTGACCAGTGATGTCGCCGGGTATATCACCGGTGAAACGCTGCATGTCAATGGCGGTATGAACATGCGCTAG
- the rpmF gene encoding 50S ribosomal protein L32, with product MAVQQNRKSRSRRGMRRAHDALTAPTLSQDKETGTTHLRHHVAPDGYYRGRKVIDVEE from the coding sequence ATGGCTGTCCAACAGAATCGCAAGTCCCGTTCCAGGCGCGGTATGCGTCGTGCCCATGACGCGCTGACAGCGCCGACGCTTTCCCAGGACAAGGAAACCGGCACTACCCATCTCCGTCACCATGTTGCACCGGACGGATACTACCGTGGCCGCAAGGTCATTGACGTCGAAGAATAA
- the mltG gene encoding endolytic transglycosylase MltG, translating to MLLLVVVMVAAIGGGWLWWQHKLDEPIALQSPMVYDIRSGMGARQIIDELHERGIIDERWPYQLLGVIEPARLRALRAGEFEILPDMNAHALLGKLSSNDVVRHRLTIPEGRTFSQMRQILNQAEPLEHKTRDMSDEEIMAALGMDGEFPEGWFFPDTYQWLKGATDLELFKRAHDRMVSTLNEVWAERQPDLPFDSPYQALILASLIEKETGAPDERTRIAGVFVRRLEKGMRLQTDPTVIYGLGQAYNGSLTRADLTESTRWNTYVINGLPPTPIAMPGRASLEAAVNPAEGDALYFVSKGNGEHQFSATLEEHNAAVRRYILNR from the coding sequence ATGCTTCTGTTAGTGGTGGTCATGGTGGCAGCCATTGGCGGGGGCTGGCTCTGGTGGCAACACAAGCTGGATGAACCGATTGCATTGCAGTCCCCAATGGTTTACGACATTCGCTCTGGCATGGGGGCCCGGCAGATCATTGATGAGCTTCACGAGCGTGGCATTATCGATGAACGCTGGCCCTATCAATTACTGGGCGTGATCGAGCCCGCCCGTCTGCGAGCCTTGCGCGCCGGTGAGTTCGAAATTCTGCCTGACATGAATGCTCATGCGTTGCTGGGCAAGCTTTCCAGTAACGATGTGGTTCGTCATCGTCTGACAATCCCAGAAGGGCGCACCTTTTCCCAGATGCGTCAGATCCTGAATCAGGCCGAGCCGCTCGAGCACAAGACGCGTGACATGAGCGATGAAGAGATCATGGCCGCGCTCGGAATGGACGGAGAGTTTCCCGAAGGCTGGTTTTTCCCTGATACCTATCAGTGGCTCAAGGGCGCTACGGATCTTGAGCTGTTCAAGCGCGCTCATGATCGAATGGTCAGCACCCTCAACGAGGTCTGGGCCGAGCGCCAGCCTGATCTGCCGTTTGATAGCCCCTATCAGGCGCTGATCCTGGCCTCACTGATTGAAAAGGAAACGGGTGCCCCTGATGAGCGTACCCGAATCGCAGGCGTGTTCGTTCGCCGTCTCGAAAAGGGAATGCGCCTTCAAACGGACCCTACCGTCATCTATGGTCTTGGGCAGGCGTATAACGGGTCGCTGACGCGTGCCGACTTGACCGAGTCGACGCGCTGGAACACCTACGTGATTAATGGATTACCACCCACGCCCATCGCAATGCCCGGGCGCGCCTCGCTTGAGGCTGCGGTCAATCCCGCAGAAGGTGATGCACTTTATTTCGTGTCAAAGGGAAATGGAGAGCATCAGTTTTCTGCCACGCTGGAAGAACACAACGCGGCGGTGCGTCGCTATATCCTCAATCGTTGA
- the fabD gene encoding ACP S-malonyltransferase, giving the protein MSNALALVFPGQGSQQLGMLRELAERYSVVRTTFEEASEALGYDLWHVTQEGPETALNATACTQPALLTASVAIWRVWQELEGPRPAAMAGHSLGEYSALVCAGAMSFADGVRLVRLRGEAMQDAVPAGQGGMAAILGLDDDVVEAVCEEAAQGDIVSAVNYNSPGQVVIAGEKVAVERAIALCQERGARRAMPLPVSVPSHCALMKPAAERLEQAMADIDLRQPRYRVIQNVDAVWHEDLDTIKTRLVQQLYRPVLWTRCVETLCEQGASVFIECGPGKVLTGLGKRIARQSRGLAVNDPESLAAAIELAKEMPDDR; this is encoded by the coding sequence ATGAGCAATGCCCTCGCCCTGGTCTTTCCCGGTCAGGGTTCTCAGCAGCTGGGCATGCTGCGAGAGCTCGCCGAACGTTACAGCGTCGTGCGAACGACCTTCGAGGAGGCTTCAGAGGCACTCGGATACGATCTCTGGCATGTGACTCAGGAAGGGCCCGAGACGGCGCTCAACGCTACGGCCTGCACGCAGCCGGCGTTGCTGACCGCCAGTGTCGCCATCTGGCGTGTCTGGCAGGAGCTCGAAGGCCCGCGTCCCGCAGCCATGGCCGGCCACAGTCTGGGCGAATACAGTGCGCTGGTCTGTGCAGGTGCCATGAGCTTTGCCGATGGCGTACGGCTGGTACGTCTGCGCGGTGAAGCCATGCAGGATGCCGTGCCGGCCGGTCAGGGCGGTATGGCGGCCATACTGGGGCTCGACGACGATGTCGTGGAAGCGGTGTGTGAAGAAGCAGCGCAGGGCGACATTGTGTCGGCCGTCAACTACAACTCGCCCGGACAGGTCGTGATTGCCGGGGAGAAGGTCGCCGTCGAGCGTGCCATTGCGCTTTGCCAGGAGCGAGGCGCTCGCCGTGCCATGCCGCTTCCTGTATCAGTACCGTCGCATTGTGCGCTGATGAAGCCTGCTGCTGAGCGCCTTGAGCAGGCCATGGCAGATATCGATCTTCGTCAGCCGCGCTATCGTGTTATCCAGAATGTGGATGCCGTATGGCATGAAGATCTTGATACCATCAAGACGCGTCTGGTTCAGCAGTTGTATCGTCCGGTGCTCTGGACACGTTGTGTAGAAACCCTTTGCGAGCAGGGCGCCAGCGTCTTTATCGAGTGTGGTCCCGGCAAGGTGCTGACCGGGCTGGGCAAGCGAATCGCACGTCAAAGTCGTGGACTTGCGGTCAACGATCCCGAATCGCTGGCGGCGGCTATCGAGCTGGCAAAAGAGATGCCGGACGATCGATAA
- the plsX gene encoding phosphate acyltransferase PlsX — MPPLRIAIDAMGGDYGPRATVSGAALALAQKPGANVTLYGRRHLLDVELSRLPAILAHVRDRIDVIEAGDSLPANMTPSRILRDTFNGSLYASLDALRSGDACACVSAEHTGAIMALARRDVGMLDNVARPAISAAIPTVSQKPCYMLDLGANVDVRAEHLVDFAIMGAAMVRLVDGVQLPKVGLLNVGTESSKGERRVREADMLLRASEHTRFEYVGYMEGDALFTGNTDVAICDGMVGNVALKSSEGLARMLGERLRGEFQIGWYARTVGWLAKPVLRRFMQELNPVRYNGASFLGLRSTVVKSHGNAQAEGFAYAVRRAMDEAAMNLPERLMS, encoded by the coding sequence ATGCCGCCCTTGCGTATCGCCATCGACGCCATGGGCGGGGATTACGGTCCCCGCGCTACTGTTTCTGGAGCTGCACTTGCACTGGCACAAAAGCCGGGTGCCAATGTCACGCTTTATGGCAGGCGTCATCTTCTTGATGTCGAACTCTCTCGACTGCCCGCTATCCTAGCGCATGTTCGTGATCGCATTGATGTCATCGAAGCCGGTGACAGCCTTCCTGCTAACATGACACCCTCCCGTATTCTTCGCGATACCTTTAATGGCAGCCTGTACGCAAGCCTTGATGCCTTGCGAAGCGGTGACGCCTGCGCCTGTGTCAGCGCAGAGCATACCGGTGCCATTATGGCGCTGGCGCGGCGTGATGTCGGCATGCTGGACAATGTGGCGCGTCCCGCCATCAGTGCTGCTATTCCCACTGTTTCTCAGAAACCCTGCTATATGCTGGACCTTGGTGCCAATGTCGATGTTCGTGCCGAGCATCTTGTGGATTTTGCCATCATGGGCGCTGCCATGGTCAGGCTGGTTGACGGCGTACAATTGCCGAAGGTCGGGCTTTTGAACGTGGGGACCGAGAGCTCCAAGGGGGAGCGGCGAGTGCGTGAAGCCGATATGCTGCTGCGTGCCAGTGAGCACACTCGTTTCGAATATGTCGGTTATATGGAAGGGGACGCACTTTTCACTGGCAATACCGACGTTGCCATCTGTGACGGCATGGTAGGCAACGTCGCGCTTAAAAGCAGTGAGGGATTGGCCCGAATGCTCGGCGAGCGTCTTCGAGGAGAGTTTCAGATCGGCTGGTACGCTCGAACTGTCGGCTGGCTGGCCAAACCCGTATTGCGCCGGTTCATGCAGGAACTCAACCCTGTGCGATATAATGGCGCCAGCTTTCTGGGGCTCAGGTCCACCGTTGTCAAAAGCCACGGCAATGCACAGGCTGAGGGGTTTGCCTATGCTGTGCGGCGTGCCATGGATGAAGCTGCGATGAATTTGCCGGAAAGGCTGATGTCATAG
- a CDS encoding Maf family protein has product MTDITVKNGYSASLRFSPPTASGAMMPLIVLASSSSSRRELLGRLGLPFQHHSPDIDETPRAGETPRMLAERLSREKAQALAEHYPHHLIIGSDQVVSIDDDLLGKPGNLNRARQQLQRFSGRRIHFLTGVALLDTRRHHCDTFVDLTSVDVRSLGPEEIEGYLIKEPAIDNAGSFYMEKLGTALFEGIHTSDPSALIGLPLIALCRLLRDAGINPLLE; this is encoded by the coding sequence GTGACCGATATCACTGTCAAAAACGGTTATTCTGCCTCCCTGCGCTTCTCACCACCCACTGCCTCGGGAGCCATGATGCCTCTGATCGTTCTTGCCTCCAGCTCTTCTTCTCGCAGGGAGCTGCTGGGCCGTCTCGGCCTGCCCTTTCAACATCACTCCCCTGATATCGATGAAACCCCCAGAGCAGGTGAAACGCCCCGCATGCTGGCCGAGCGTCTCTCGCGGGAGAAGGCGCAAGCATTGGCCGAGCATTATCCACATCACCTGATCATCGGCAGCGACCAGGTGGTCAGCATCGATGATGACCTGCTGGGTAAACCAGGCAACCTCAACAGGGCCCGGCAACAGCTCCAGCGCTTTTCCGGCCGACGGATCCACTTTCTGACAGGCGTGGCACTTCTGGATACCCGTCGACACCACTGCGACACTTTCGTGGATCTCACCAGTGTGGATGTCAGAAGCCTGGGCCCGGAGGAGATCGAGGGATATCTCATAAAAGAGCCGGCCATCGATAACGCCGGCAGCTTCTATATGGAAAAACTGGGGACGGCCCTTTTTGAGGGCATCCATACCTCAGACCCAAGCGCTCTGATCGGGCTTCCCCTGATTGCCCTGTGCCGACTGCTTCGTGACGCCGGCATCAATCCGCTGCTTGAATAA
- the pabC gene encoding aminodeoxychorismate lyase: protein MTGSGDTDATVALTDRGFAYGDGLFETVLVRDGVPLLWDEHCARLAQGAHRLGFEPPAKGWLDALPAKAPRGKCVLKIVLTRGSGGRGYRPPLPAEPRCYWQFTSFTPMPERWERGVSVRLCQLRLARQPALAGLKHLNRLENVLARQEWQDDAIAEGLLLNDRDQLVEATAMNLAWFDQGQWWTPELIECGVEGTLRRALIDQGHLSIARASDAPLSRFLNAPSTCLFNSVQGLWPIVRCLDAQHQHVHGQWPIDDSVRRLQGDAHALLGYPSNFPIF from the coding sequence ATGACCGGCTCGGGTGATACTGACGCCACGGTGGCCCTGACGGATCGGGGGTTCGCCTATGGAGACGGTCTTTTTGAAACCGTGCTGGTAAGAGACGGGGTGCCTCTGTTGTGGGATGAGCACTGCGCGCGTCTGGCGCAGGGGGCCCATCGTCTTGGCTTTGAGCCGCCTGCTAAAGGGTGGCTGGATGCCCTGCCTGCAAAGGCGCCTCGCGGCAAATGTGTGCTCAAGATCGTACTGACTCGTGGCAGCGGTGGCCGTGGCTATCGTCCGCCACTGCCGGCCGAGCCGCGCTGTTATTGGCAGTTCACGTCGTTTACGCCCATGCCCGAGCGGTGGGAAAGGGGAGTCAGCGTTCGGCTATGTCAGCTGCGGCTGGCCCGTCAGCCCGCGCTGGCGGGTCTCAAGCATCTCAATCGGCTGGAAAACGTGCTGGCACGTCAGGAGTGGCAGGACGATGCCATTGCTGAAGGTCTCCTCCTCAATGACCGCGATCAGCTTGTCGAAGCGACCGCCATGAATCTGGCCTGGTTTGACCAGGGGCAGTGGTGGACACCTGAGCTGATCGAGTGCGGTGTGGAAGGTACCCTGCGCCGTGCCCTGATCGATCAGGGGCATCTGAGCATTGCCCGCGCCTCGGATGCACCGCTTTCAAGATTTTTGAATGCGCCCAGTACCTGTCTTTTCAATTCCGTGCAGGGGCTATGGCCGATCGTCAGGTGCCTAGACGCTCAGCATCAGCATGTACATGGTCAATGGCCCATCGATGATTCAGTTCGCCGGCTGCAGGGTGATGCGCACGCTCTATTGGGTTATCCCTCCAATTTTCCAATCTTCTGA
- a CDS encoding DNA polymerase III subunit delta', producing the protein MELTPWPWQASIWQRLTALADESRLPHALMLTGPSGLGKERLAQALIARQLCHSPRDTACGECHACQMLISGYHPDLLEILPAERGKQIRIDAIRDINAFASQTAQQGGYRIIHLAPAEAMTVAASNALLKSLEEPGADTLFILQSDIPSRTLPTIRSRCQQWSHPQPSREVALAWLTQELEDQEQAAFWWEVAGGRPLLARDLAAPEARQLRQELRELFESLVRGGDPVAEAARLDKQALSDILWHGVLWLEDLIRLGVSGDMDSVRNRDLLPLYRQAIKNARVRDWFRLLDYAHEQRRLLAGGGNPNAQLVIESWLIRWSELLRS; encoded by the coding sequence ATGGAATTGACGCCCTGGCCCTGGCAAGCCTCGATCTGGCAGCGTCTGACGGCGCTTGCCGACGAGTCTCGTCTGCCACATGCGCTCATGCTGACCGGGCCTTCAGGGCTCGGGAAGGAGCGTCTGGCACAGGCGCTGATTGCGCGTCAGCTCTGCCATTCGCCTCGTGACACGGCCTGTGGCGAGTGTCACGCCTGTCAGATGTTGATATCGGGATATCATCCCGATCTTCTGGAAATTCTTCCCGCCGAGCGCGGCAAGCAGATTCGCATCGATGCCATTCGTGACATCAATGCCTTTGCGTCACAGACAGCGCAGCAGGGGGGCTATCGCATCATCCACCTGGCACCCGCCGAAGCGATGACCGTGGCGGCTTCCAATGCGCTGCTGAAAAGTCTCGAAGAGCCAGGCGCTGATACGCTGTTCATTCTGCAAAGCGATATTCCATCCCGGACGCTGCCGACCATTCGCAGCCGCTGCCAGCAGTGGTCGCATCCCCAGCCGTCCCGTGAGGTCGCTCTGGCCTGGCTGACCCAAGAGCTTGAAGATCAGGAACAGGCAGCATTCTGGTGGGAGGTAGCCGGTGGCCGTCCGCTGCTGGCTCGTGATCTGGCCGCGCCCGAGGCGCGCCAGCTGCGCCAGGAGTTGCGAGAGCTGTTCGAGTCTCTGGTACGTGGTGGCGACCCGGTAGCAGAGGCTGCGCGCCTCGACAAGCAGGCGCTGTCCGATATTTTGTGGCACGGGGTGCTCTGGCTCGAGGACCTGATCCGTCTGGGCGTGTCCGGCGACATGGATAGCGTTCGCAATCGCGACCTTCTGCCGCTGTATCGTCAGGCCATCAAAAATGCCCGTGTCCGCGACTGGTTTCGACTGCTCGATTACGCTCAC